The sequence below is a genomic window from Coffea arabica cultivar ET-39 chromosome 4c, Coffea Arabica ET-39 HiFi, whole genome shotgun sequence.
cttatgggccaaaacataatattaaaaatgctttgaccttaaaaaaaaaaattgggcgGTAGGACTCAGGCTGAGGTCTCTACTACGCAAGCCATGTCAGGTATCTGCTCCAATTAAGAATGCTGCCATTATATCTTTCCATCGGACCGCTAGGATTTCCACCGCTAGTACTTGCAAGCAGCCTTGTTTGAAATGCAAATTTTTAGGACTAAGGCTGAGGTCTCTACTACGCAAGCCATGTCAGGTATCTGCTCCAATTAAGAATGCTGCCATTATATCCATGTCAGGTAGCTGCTCCAATTAAGAATGCTGCCATTATATCTTTCCATCGGGTCCGCTAGGATTTCCACCGCTAGTACTTGCAAGCAGCCTTGTTTGAaatgcaaattttccttttagtGGACTGAAAGCTTTGATATCAAACCGGTTCATCCGATTTTTGACCGAGTTTTATACTTTCGATTTCTAGAGTAACTTGAATCGAACACTTGACCGATTCGCTCctgtccgagtttaaaaacacagTGATGGAAAACTCCAAATGTGAAGTTTCCATTGATAGTAAAAGACCAAACTTAGGAGCAGGAAAAAATGCCCACATGGCGGCTGCCAGCTTACAAAAGGTGCCCAGTACACCTCCTTGGGGCCCCCAGTATTCAAGAAGAAGCTTTCGCCGGAACAACAGGGCCTGTGGTACTCGTGCGTTAGCCTCCTTTAACTGAAGGTTTTAACGCCGGAATGAAGGACATCAAGTCTTTTGTCATCAGCTCTGTATGTCATCATGACCCTTGCGGATTCTTTTCTAGGCGATATATGCGGGAATACAGTCTAATTTTCTagggaaaatattttacatccaatcaaacagaccctaaaatgttttcatttttcctttttttatttttttaaaaaaaaaacttttaagcCGCTACAGGGCGGAAAAAATATCAAAGTTTTTTGAATTTATCATGTAATCCATTCTTGGTTTCTTAAAAGGGTCCTGACTGTGGCTGCAGTGAATAGCCCAAAGCCAATCAAAAGTGCATCGCAGCGACCAGTTAACTGATCCGCCTGTGGTTGCAGTGAATTACCCCAAGCGCAATCTAAAGAGCAAAAAGCAATAACGGGATACAGCATTTGCTGGCCAGGTGAAAGCCTGGTTTATTCAATGGCCATCAATCGTTGTTGGACTCGGATATCCAAGGCCTTTTCTTCAATTGCTAATGCTGGCCCAAAATACTTGTGAAAAGAGCAGGTATCTTTGCATTTACAGCTTAAAACAATTGGCTGTTATTAACAACATAATAACTACGGATGGCAATGGGAGCGGGTGCCCGCGAGAACTAATAGGGAGGGAGTTAGGGCGGGGaaaattccccccccccccgcgcttagaaacggggcgggggagtgTACCCTcgccccgccacccgctttaaaaaaataaatatataaaatatatatgcatataattatatatataatacataatatataatttaattagttacaaacttatgataatgatattattagttatatgtattatataatgtctattagcgtatataatataattgatattattaattatactaataattatatatgtatactAATACAAATaattaattggttatactaaatttactaatacatttatactaaatccctaattaaacttaatacaataacatttttttcttaaaaaaaacacaagcacaataatgaatttatgattgtatttgtgcaaaacgtgaaaacttgactactttagttatatttatttcatcatgttggattgtattcaaataatttttatttgattgtttttataagtttcaattgtaaaattacaatgaataataatttgataatgtgttgatattttagtacttaattatttgctaaaatttaaccataataaaattatataataaatttttattagtccCACGGAAACATCCACGGGAGAAGCGGGACGAAGCGGGGATAGGGTGATGAAACGAGGGCAGAGAGAATTTGTAGGCAGTAGGGCAGGGGATGGGAGAGGGGTCCCCcaccccgttgccatccctaaaaCAACCGCTTTGGAGTTTATTGAGGTTAGTTTCTTTGGGTTAGACTAGGTTTAAATTGGCCTCATCTTCTGTCAACCCTTTTGTGTAGGTTGATATGATTTGTTCCCGCTTGATCTTTGCATTTCaaggtaaaaataaaaatgggaaaaaaaatgtataaagtatatataaaaaaaaaaaatttgcatggaTGGTAAATTCTCAGAGACCATCACTTGCCCCTAGTCCACGCTATACCGGTACACAACTCAAGTCGTTAGTATTTACTACTAGTACTTACGACTCGGTCTCCCGACTATGTTTCTAGCCTCCAACTTTTTCTAAAAACGGCTGAAGAAATCGTCAAGTACTGATTCGCCGAGTTGACTCGAGAAACTCGTCAGAATCGCCTCAACGTTCCAGTCGGAACTCGTAACTGTACATTCGGGGAAAGGCAAAGCAGCAATAGCGGCAGTCACAAATCTTCCGCTTTGGACATGATAGATAGCCGACTCGGCCGCGGGTGGAAGTCGCCCCGCCGTCTGAGATTATGCGACGACGGCCGAATTAAGGCGGTGAGGGCCCGTTTCACCAAATCACCTTCCACGGTGCCAATTCTCACCAGCGAATTCGTCATCGCCGATCTCCTCATGTTCAGTTGATGACTGGACCGGTTATAGGACCCCGTGTGGTGATCATTCCTGTTGGTGTTCTTATGCAGGCTGCACCGGAACGACCCCGGGTGGGTCGTCGGCGAGCACAGGCACGTCTTCTTCTGATTAGATGGCACTGGTCTATTACTTTGCCTCGATTGCCGGGGGGAAACAACGATCGATCGGCCGGGAGAGGTTGAGAAACGGACGGAAGGCGTCGGGGAAACAGATCTGCATAAATTGACCCGAGTTGGAGATGCGGGCCGGGCCATAAtgtcgggtccgggtccggctCGGGCAGAGAAGGCCGCGGAAGATGAGCAAAAACGGCCCAGAGGCGAGAGTGAGCGTTGGAAATGGTGCTGAAATCCGGCGCCGGTGGCCTTGCTTTTCGATGATGACGTCACCATCTTGTGTCGATTTCACTTGTGGATTTGAAACTGGAGAgtgtgaaatattttttttttaattatattcgggaaaaagagtttttttctttttttttttttaaattctccTAATAGCGCCGGTTGGCTCTCTATTTCGGCAAACCTAAGCAAGACTGAAGCAAGGCTTATATAGGTGGGGAAGGCGATGGCAAGTTGGGAATTAAGTGCATGTCTGAGGAGTTTTTGGTAAAGAGAAGGTGGACCGGCCGTTGGATTAGATTAGATAGATACTGGTAGTATGTCGGGATGGTTTTCCAATGGATTAAAACTCAAAAGAACAAAAAGCTATGGGCTGTCAGATCAAGATCATGACACACCCGAGACGCGCGAGCTTTGCTTGCTTTTGACGTGCCGGGGTATGTTTTATGAATTCTGTCCAAGAATATTGGCAACTGAGGGTGTGATGATGACATTTGGGCCGTCATATTATCGTTTTGGCCGACGGTCAAAGTTAAAGATGGGTAACTTTGGTCAAAGTTAAAGATGGGTAACTTTAAACAAAATGTGATTATTATATAGAATTTTGATTAATCTTATGTAtattgattatatatatattattattattattgaataaaatttatataattattaAATATATAACTGTCATAGTTTATATggtattaatatatataagattaattcatATAATTTTCCTTAAACATACAGAGTAAAAATAGCATGTGAACTCCAAATATAATTTGAGCGTAAGGTGCCAAATTTAGGTACTATTTGGATTTCAAATATATGAAATGGCCAGTTGCGTGTGGTACACTCGGATGAGATGAAATTTGGGCTGATGTGTAAGTTGAAAAATGCTAAGGGCGCCGAAACTGGCGCCACTTGTCACTAGATCTTCGGAGCCGGTCAGTTGTCTGACACGCCCTATGTGCAGTGCTCTTGTGAACCTAATTTATTGGACAAGACTATGTCGTAGGACGAAAATATCCTCTGCATTTGGTTTAATTCCTTGCCTTCGGCCGTGTTGGATGCTCTGATTTTTCATAGATATGATGATTAATTTAATGCTAATGAGGAAAAATATCTCAGTAGATATTCTATTAACTCAATGCATTTTTTAATTGGACCATTTGTGATGGAGCCAGTAAATGAATTTACATTACCACCACATTTAATTTGAGAATGGAAAGGAACAAAGAAATTGGTTCTAACATAAAATCTAGTAAATGCGATGGACATTTTCCTTCAAGtaaattgaaatatattaaCAACTCTAGCCAAAATGTGCCTCAAAAAATttgaaccaagaaaaaaaataacttcTATACGGAGAGATATGTTGTTTCTCAAACCCTTAATTGGTACCCTTTTATTCTATATTCAAATGTTTCCCATTTGGATAAGTTATGCTGCACATACTCATAAAAACCTGTGGATTTTGAGTTTATATTTAGGCAAATGGTATTGGCACTTCTCAAAAAACTTCATGCACTcctcaattttctttcttttaaacttttttagcaactccaaaagtttttttttttttttttggcttttcccTTCTTCAATCATTTCTTTTTGAAACATTTAATTCCATTCCAGATAGTTATCAAAATGGGATGGAGGGAGTAGTTATGTCTTTTAATAATGTTTATAGGGTGGCAAGGGTTAACTCATAAAATTCGATGTTAATCCATATCTTGTCTCCTTTAATCCTTCCTTTTCACTCTAACTATTGGCCACTTTCATATTTAATCATGATTCAAGTTTACAACTAAGAAACGGCCTCCTCCCATGAAAATGAAACCAGGACCATCCCCTTACGCAGTGGAATCGACATTTGGCACTCAATTGCCTTAAAAGCACAAGAAAATGGTGGGCAccgaagaaaagaaagataaccCATGCAAGTtgatttaattaacaaaaataaattatttcacAGCTGATCATGTATCAGAATTGAGTTTGACAATAATATACTAGTATTTCTATAAGTAATCCACCATTCCAGATATGTCCTACAAAGTAATATGAAATTGAGCTGATAGTCATTTATAAGGGGTTAATATCACTTTGTCCCCCCcgaactttggacgattacctacttcagtccctaaacttcaaaatgagaCACTTAAgttcctaaacttataaatacctcccacttaagtccctaaacttataaaatgggacacttaaatccctaaacccttataaaatgggacacttcgaccaccaacggtattcaggatttgttaacaattttccttaagtgggaggtatttataagtttagagaCTTaaatgtcccattttgaagtttagggactgaagtgaGTAATCATCGAAAGTTTGGAGGGACAAAGTGGTATTACATTTATAAGTATCTTTGTAAAACGATCTATCGTATCCAGATAGATAGGTCCTGGCTCGTAGAAACAATTGGAATTCcttattaaaagaaaagaaaaatattttcaaaagtgAGGGCATAATGACGGCGGAGTCAGCCGTCTGTCTCTCTTTAGGCGTTGGCCAAACGGCTACTTTGTATAACGGCATTTTAACTGTAGGCGTCAATTTTTGGAAGCTTCTGTCAGATGGAGCACCGAGCTTGGCGTCAACAACAACGACGACGTAGAATTGCATGCTGCGTCGCCAGATGACACGTTGTGGCCAAAACGCGGTGAAGTCTGTGGGCTAATTTGACCACAGTGCTGTCAGTTATTGCTGGAAATGAATTGTCCACCACGATGCCATTTCCTTGACAATAACAACAACTTGGActtaccaattttttctttttcaatatcGACATCAGTGACTTTCCTGCCGGCCCAAGTACCCACAATTCCTGAAGGTTGTTTCACGAAGTTAACCCAACTTAATCAATTGATGATTCAGATGCTCTTCATTATTTTATATCTAGATTTCCAGTTTCATCATTCCAAGGTTTGGAGTTAAGTcctttttttattcttcttaaAGTTCATATATACCCTCTCTCCAtctcactttgatagtcctgtattcCTTTTTTATCTGttccaaattatagtccacttttcaattgaaaaatatagttatattttaatttttctaaaatacccttattcaatgtaagtaattgttactataaatctacctcatttaatgagagttgattttttttttttaccatcaattcaagtttccataaaattgtaccatatttaatgtgggggtattttaggaaaatagtaatctaaatttattttttcaacaaaattaactattttttcttaaactatatgaaaaaaaaggactatcaaagtggaacgGAGGGAGTAGTAATTTTCACACATTGTATGGAACCAATGCTATGGGCAGTTAATCCCAGCACTACATCTTGCAGGGTCACCAAACACCAGATCCCATGTGGCAAAGCCACGTGTCATATTTGTTTTTGCACAAATTGTGCTGAGCAGTGCTGCAGTAGTGGTATTTGAAAGAGTTAATTCAAGTGGTCAAAATTGTCATTAATTATGTTAAGAAGACGTACGGTAAATCGAGTCTCATACGCATTCTTGCAGCACTCTCTTTATCAAAATAATGACATGATTAACAAAAAACATGTAGTAATTATTAACTTAGTCAGTGGAAGAGTTTGCATGATGCGATGGATCTATTGTCATGGGAAGTTCGTGTCAGTCTTTGATTGCAGATGCGTGGTGGAAAGTGGCTATTCTCTGTTAAGGTATGTAATGCTatatttaattattattttatattctgCTTGACAAGTGTATTTGGACAgccaattatttggccaaatatatttgctgatatcacaattacaattttcaatacacctttttatcttcccaattacctttttatctcacatacatcacatcacaaaaagtgctacagtaaaaatatttcaaataacttgcaatccaaacacactcgttACAATTCATTCAGCACAAATGGAATCCATTAGATAGAAGTGCATGTGTCAAATACAATTTATCACTCTCCGCCACAATCatacctttaaaaaaaaaaaaaaaaatccttttcactcaatttaaTTTCCATCCCTATTctagcccccccccccccatgGAATGCACgattaaaattattaattagttacaCTACAACTACCAGTTAGGTCCTGTCAAACCAGTTAGGTGGTGCAGCGCTGGGTTTGTTTGGACAGAGTATTAtctgaaataattattatagcattttttatgatgcgatgtatatgagataaaatagtgattggaaatataaaaaagtaaattaaaaaatatgtttatgacaaaggcgaaatattatttgaaaaaatttgatttcCAAACACAAAGCCAGCTGCTGTTTTTGTTTCCATCATGGCTATCGCTTTGCAGGTGTCATAGTTGGCGGAAGATTAGGCAGTGGTTCAACCTACCTCACGCCTTATATATTGTTTTGTTATATAAAGGAACAAATACTTTTTGTTTGGTGCAAGCAGTGATTAACTTTGATTCTAGTATTAGTGTTGTTGATCTAACAATTGAAGATTACGATAGTAATTGGTTTGGTGGTTTACATATCTTGATCCTCAAAGAACCAGATACAATTAAAGACTACTTGGTCGTCCATGATGAAGAGGGATTTTTCATTATTGTTTTTGTTTGAATTGGGGTTGAGAAACAAGATGATACTGGCTCAACTCTTGCAGGCCCCAAATTTGGTCCTGGCCTCACACGCCACATAACATAATTCAGACACTAAAATCCCTCTTTGTGCAATGCACCAACCAGCATTACTCCTAATCCAACGAGGGAAAGATCGCTAGGTAAGATTTGAGATTGGAAATCAGCTCTCGTACAATCAGCTTTGTACCTATTGAGAAAGCTTTGGTTTTAGTTCATCAAGGATTAAAGGTGGCTGTGGATTTATGCGTGATTAGAATTTCAGATATGATAAGAAATACTTTAATTAACTCAGCTCATTTTTATGTCATACAAGCGAAGTTTAGACTTTTGAAGGAGTTATAATCAAGGAGTTTGTTGTTCTAAatgtggaaaaataaaaaaaaaaatgttaaaaacaatattattttgatttatATTCTCTAGTTACATACAAATACCACCTGCACTAGCATCATCTGGCTTAAACAcaagtaacaaaaaaaaaaaaaaaaaattcctagtCCAGAAGAACATTGGCAATGTGGAAATCCCAGACATTATTTACAGAAGAAATGACCGTACAAATGAATGAACCATCATCACAAACCTAAAGTAATATGGTGGAGCTTTAGCGTGGCCCCTTGCTCTCGTAGGAATCTTGATGAGATCTTGCATCAACCAGCTTGGTATATTTCCTGTGACGCCTTTCTCTTGCATAAAGTAGCCAAAAGATCAAAGATAGTGCTACTGCAGCTGATACCAATGCCAAACCAACATGAATCCATTTACTGAATCGCTTTAGATCATCACAATGGTCGTCGTGAATCCTATTGAAGGTGTCGCGAACAAAGGTGCAGTCCAATAGGTCGGTCAGGAAGGGGCCGTAATGATACAGACCATAGCTCACATTGACAGCAGAAGACATCTGCTGATACATTGAAGGTGTTAAACGACCCACGGTCGTGCAAACATTGTTCGTCGAGACCCGGCACACATAACTCTTCCAAACCTGCATTCAACCACTTATGTGTCCGTAAAATCAGATGCATCTAACTTCATTGCATTCACAGCAGTCAGCTGCTTAATTAATGTGATGGGGAAGCGCAGTACCTGCGTTGCATTGGTGAGGTCCGCTTCGCCGGCTGCGCATTTCCGCGCTGTCTTGTCTGGATTGAACGGATTACAAAGTAGAGGCACCAGAGGACCGGATTGATTGTAGGACAAACGTCCAGCCGCGGGTGGTAGATTCACATTGGACACATTTGCGATGAGCCCATTAACTACCCCAACCAATTGAAAAGTGACGGTTTTGCTCTCGGACAAGGTTTCTTGAGCAGCAGTAGTATCCACACAGGGAAGTATATCATCCAGTGCCGTATGAGCAGTCGGGTTCTTGTTCCATTGATCCATTGCAACACACGTGTCGCCCGCAATACTTGAAAGAAAAGCAGTAGTAGGAAAGTATATATTATGGCAGGTGGAATCAATAGCAATTGCGCAAATGTAGTAGTAATAGAGTGGGAGGACCATGGATAAAATAAGAGGGAAGATATTGATAAACATAATCGTGGCCTTCTCTTGAATGCTGATATGGTGACATTCTACAACTATTCTAGGGTGTGTTTATGGGCACTGCTCATGCTTTTGTTTCAGTGATTCACAATTTCTCGAGGCTGATTTCTTACGTTTTTTTGATCCTCAGAACTTTGCTTTTCCTGCTTACTTTAGATTCATTTCCTGAGAAGATATGCTCGAGAACTATCTACTCAGTAAACAACTCTTCCAGCGGTAAATTGGCGCTCTAAGCTTCCCTAAAGGAAGACGGAAACACATACACAGAAAACAATCAAATGGAAATTCCTTTTGACTCACTTGTATAGAGCAAGAAAGACGCCAGATAAGATAAATGTGACGGCGACCAAAATCCACCCAAGGATAACAAGGCTGCACAAAAGCTTTAAAAGTCATAAAACTTAAACTATTCACAGGGTCAAAGGGGAAAATAATGGCACTTACATGTATACAAGACACTGCAAGCCAAGGATGGAGAATACTGCAACCCATGATTGCACAGTTGGTGTGAGGGCTAGATCGTGACTAATTAATTAAACTTGAAAACTTGACTGAAAAAAAGCAGTAGGCTTACAAAACCCAAGAAGAGCCACAGCAAGCATGACCGCAGCAACCATAATTAGAATCTTCCTCCTGCAGGGGGAACAAGCTTTTATGTAAATTTACAAGATGAAGCTGATAAATTGAAATGAAGGATCCTGTTAATATACTTACACAACATCCAGAATGTCATTTATCCTATTTCTGTTCTTGTCAGTTTCGCTTTTAAGAGTGCTTGCAGCGGATTTGATTTTGGCATCAACTTGGTCAATTCGGTTTTGGACATCTGAAGGTAGAGATACATTCTCTACTCCAGCCTGCTTAGCAGCAGTAAGATAGTCTGACACATTCATAAGGTTGTAAACTGTTGAATCTGCTTGTCTCACAACATACTTCAATATCTCTGTTGTAGTATTGTGAAATCTTCCCTGTCCAGTGTAAAGGACAACAGAACCGACGCTGAAGCAGGAAATGGGAACTCAACTTCAGTACATACAAAGAATCAACCATCAACTGTGAGAAAGAACCAGGTAATTGAGGGAAGGCAGAGATGTTTACATGGCAGCAATGGTGAATAATGAGAGTAAGATAAGAGAAAGTGCATAAGCAGTTCGAGAGTATCCATAACTTCGTCCCCCGAAGCAGCAAAAACAGATACAGGTTAACAGCATGCAAAGGCCAATTGCAACAAACCAGATTGCAGCTACTAGAAACAGAGGAGCAGCAGTAAAACCCGCTGACTGCACGAAAAGTACAACCCGCTGATTGCAAATTTGAAGCAAATTCAATACAACTGCAAGGAAGAGTATCGTAAAGAGCACTGGTGCACCATAAGTGACCCTTTAGGTGATAGATTAGAATTAAGAAACCGTTGACGTCTATTAAAAACTACAGAAGTTAAAGAACAGGAGACAGTAGATGCCAGCCAACCAAATGAAAAAGCAAGTATAAAATGATTACTATGCAATAACAAACATCTTGACAGGAGGGAAGTAGAGATTGTTTCCTTTGCCAATCAGATtgtaaattgaaaaaattaaaaaaaagaaaaggttagCATCATTGAGCAATATtagaagcaaaattcaaaagtaAAGATTCAGAAGCTATTAGTGCActattctttttccatttttggctCCTCAGCTGTCCTGTAGTTGGCTATTAAAAGGTAAATGAAAGGAGGGAGGGGTTGgattactctctctctctctctctggagATATGCACTTTGAAGTCATTGGAATTTGAAGGACTCAGAACTGGAGGAGGAATGGTTGTTTAACATTGTATCTTCATCAACACTAATATTCGCTGGAACATTGTCAATCAAACAGAATCAAGGGAAGACAATCACAAATTTTTGCCATAATTCAAGAGGAAAACAGTGAAGAATGGCAAGTTATCAAAGAAACAGCAACAAAATTAGAGAAACTAATATTTGAAACGTATAAAAAAGGAATATAAAGGGCAGAGTtcaatcaaaaaagaaaaagaaaaaaaaacttacgGCAAAGTAatgtttattggtgatgttCCATCCACCAGTATAGTAATTCAAATTGTCAAGTGGATCTTTTCTGCGCGTTCTCTCGGCAGCCAATACCAGAGATGAGTTTTCTCCGTTTCTCCCTTCCAAAACAGATCTCTTAGTCCTAGTCTTACTCCCCCATGAAACGACACCATGATTAACCTCATTTGCTCCACCTAGTCATAGTAAGcaatgaaaaaggaaagaaaaaaaataatgttcaGTAACAAAAATACGTCCTCTTGCCGAGTACAAAGAAATTCTGCAAAaatgcaaacaagaaaaatccTTCTGCATGGCCACAAAAGTTACAGAGCAGAACTTGAAAACTGATCAAAATGGACTCCAGATTTTACCCGCAAAACGCCTGACTTGAACCCTTTCCACCCCAGATGTAGTTGATGCAGAGCAAGTCGAGGAGATTAACAAGAAGGCCGGCACAATAAGAAGAAGAACATAAAAAGTTGGTCTGGCAGAGACCATGGTGTTCGCTTGAACCTTTCCTAACTGTTACAGTTACTAATTAGAGGAAAATTTATGTATAAACCAAAGATATAGGATGGTGGCTAATAAATGGAAGCTATCCTTAATGAGACCGCTTCATGGGTTATATGCACAGAGCGGAGAAAATATACATATTCCAGAGGGGGAGGGTCCTAACTCCTAAGCCGTAAGCCGGAGGAGATAACCTATTTAGCATGTAACGGTTAAGAAGTGCAACCTAGTACGTAGGACAGGCTAGACAATAGACAATACCAAGTACCAACCACCACGTGGGGAGTTGGGATTACACTAAGAAAGACGTGCTTACAGCTTTTACTCTTCCGTGTTTTGGATCCTCAATGGGAATTATGGGATGCCACTACTAGTCTTGTTCGGTTTTCCTGTCCTATTTTAATTCCAAACACGGTTCAACTGTCCAATATCCACAGGAACGGCTACCTGTCCCTCCATTGCTGTCGTTTGCATGATTTGCAAATGATTTTTCGTatatagcttttttttttttggggggtcaAACAGCACCTAGTGTAAGTTACTACATGGTACCAAAAAACAGGTAAACCTATTTGGAAGATTGGCACAGGTAAACCTATTTGGTACCCAACCCTAGACCAGAAAAAAGTCTCTCTCTGAAAAAATCTTAGTGAAAATTCATACAAGGAGAGGGAAACAATTAGATTTAGAGTCAAGTTGTTGAATGTTCTAGCGTTCAGCCTTGAGGGAGAAAGgaaaatgaataaatagaaTGGGACACCACACCATCATTCTAGGAATAAAATAGATATCACTGGAACTGGAGATTGAGGCTTTTTATTCTTTCCTTATGTACTGAGGAAGGGATAAATAGCATTTCGCGTGCTATTTAGGACAAGAAATGCCTTCAACCTAATTATTTTGtgcaaacagattttttttcaTATGATTGGTTATGGCTTTCTATTTTTCGATTTTTCATTTGATTGGTTAAGGGTTTCAACCTATGTCAAGATTGACTTTTCCTATATGAAGGAAACTTTGGCCAGAGCCACAAGACAGGATTAACCAAATTAAAAGTTTGTACATATAATCCAAGTCTTCATAGGCAATGTGCTTAAATTTTGCATAAGACGGAAGAGTAAAGCACTAAAGACCAAATTTTTGTTCTGAAGTGGACGGGGAGGAAGATACAGAGGGTTGATTACTTGATTGGCACCTAGCACCAAATCATATTAGATACTCCCTATCAATTGCATACTG
It includes:
- the LOC113738696 gene encoding uncharacterized protein isoform X1, with protein sequence MVSARPTFYVLLLIVPAFLLISSTCSASTTSGVERVQVRRFAGGANEVNHGVVSWGSKTRTKRSVLEGRNGENSSLVLAAERTRRKDPLDNLNYYTGGWNITNKHYFARVVLFVQSAGFTAAPLFLVAAIWFVAIGLCMLLTCICFCCFGGRSYGYSRTAYALSLILLSLFTIAAIVGSVVLYTGQGRFHNTTTEILKYVVRQADSTVYNLMNVSDYLTAAKQAGVENVSLPSDVQNRIDQVDAKIKSAASTLKSETDKNRNRINDILDVVRKILIMVAAVMLAVALLGFLFSILGLQCLVYILVILGWILVAVTFILSGVFLALYNIAGDTCVAMDQWNKNPTAHTALDDILPCVDTTAAQETLSESKTVTFQLVGVVNGLIANVSNVNLPPAAGRLSYNQSGPLVPLLCNPFNPDKTARKCAAGEADLTNATQVWKSYVCRVSTNNVCTTVGRLTPSMYQQMSSAVNVSYGLYHYGPFLTDLLDCTFVRDTFNRIHDDHCDDLKRFSKWIHVGLALVSAAVALSLIFWLLYARERRHRKYTKLVDARSHQDSYESKGPR
- the LOC113738696 gene encoding uncharacterized protein isoform X2, encoding MVSARPTFYVLLLIVPAFLLISSTCSASTTSGVERVQVRRFAGGANEVNHGVVSWGSKTRTKRSVLEGRNGENSSLVLAAERTRRKDPLDNLNYYTGGWNITNKHYFASAGFTAAPLFLVAAIWFVAIGLCMLLTCICFCCFGGRSYGYSRTAYALSLILLSLFTIAAIVGSVVLYTGQGRFHNTTTEILKYVVRQADSTVYNLMNVSDYLTAAKQAGVENVSLPSDVQNRIDQVDAKIKSAASTLKSETDKNRNRINDILDVVRKILIMVAAVMLAVALLGFLFSILGLQCLVYILVILGWILVAVTFILSGVFLALYNIAGDTCVAMDQWNKNPTAHTALDDILPCVDTTAAQETLSESKTVTFQLVGVVNGLIANVSNVNLPPAAGRLSYNQSGPLVPLLCNPFNPDKTARKCAAGEADLTNATQVWKSYVCRVSTNNVCTTVGRLTPSMYQQMSSAVNVSYGLYHYGPFLTDLLDCTFVRDTFNRIHDDHCDDLKRFSKWIHVGLALVSAAVALSLIFWLLYARERRHRKYTKLVDARSHQDSYESKGPR